Proteins from a genomic interval of Caulobacter sp. NIBR1757:
- a CDS encoding TetR/AcrR family transcriptional regulator, producing MNHIPMRVIASPAVRPAKPTRRALAKQRTREKVLAAARQLFTERGYEGATIRDIAKAAGMSTGAVFASFADKSELFDEILAQDYALLGEAMQDAANNGETVEKALTDLFSVAYRFHMAQLPLLQAGISASWTRSEAGEKRNREALKPVMTMVSDTLRRGVERGELSQRADLRLIAGVLWDVYLAGYRRAVFDGWTADDLTSRLSDQINLILAGART from the coding sequence ATGAACCATATCCCGATGCGCGTGATTGCCTCCCCGGCCGTGCGTCCCGCCAAACCGACCCGTCGGGCGCTCGCCAAGCAGCGCACCCGTGAGAAGGTTCTGGCCGCCGCCCGCCAGCTGTTTACCGAGCGTGGCTACGAAGGCGCCACAATCCGTGACATCGCCAAGGCCGCCGGCATGTCGACCGGCGCCGTGTTCGCCAGCTTCGCCGACAAGAGCGAGCTGTTCGACGAAATTCTGGCCCAGGACTACGCCCTGCTCGGCGAGGCCATGCAGGACGCCGCCAATAACGGCGAAACCGTCGAGAAGGCCCTGACCGACCTGTTCAGCGTCGCCTACCGCTTCCACATGGCCCAGCTGCCGCTGCTCCAGGCCGGCATCTCCGCCAGCTGGACCCGCAGCGAAGCCGGCGAGAAGCGCAACCGCGAGGCCCTGAAGCCCGTCATGACCATGGTCAGCGACACGCTGCGCCGCGGCGTCGAACGCGGCGAACTGTCGCAGCGCGCTGACCTTCGGTTGATCGCTGGCGTTTTGTGGGACGTTTACCTTGCCGGTTATCGTCGGGCAGTGTTCGACGGCTGGACGGCAGACGACCTGACCTCGCGTCTGTCGGATCAGATTAATCTGATCCTCGCCGGCGCGCGTACGTAG
- a CDS encoding TetR/AcrR family transcriptional regulator, whose protein sequence is MGVRDTQKAATREKVLSAARDLFHEIGYDETTIRAIADRAGVSVGSVFTTFSSKADVLSQVMADRVEPLQEELTRVLPYLRGSTCDRLCSIFAIHYDFECRRVKLFLAHIAASYSPSLEETTTPFGRNASFQAMLRETLTDGITRGDVHPEADLDLILQLLIAAYAWNYSLAAQLGADAGALTARMDRQIELIMNGARHPVGAAGAQLATQ, encoded by the coding sequence TTGGGGGTAAGGGACACACAGAAGGCCGCGACGCGCGAGAAGGTGCTGTCAGCGGCTCGCGATCTCTTCCACGAGATCGGCTACGACGAGACGACGATCCGCGCCATCGCGGATCGCGCCGGCGTGTCCGTGGGCAGCGTCTTCACCACCTTCAGCTCCAAGGCCGACGTGCTCAGCCAGGTGATGGCTGACCGGGTCGAGCCGCTGCAGGAAGAACTGACCCGGGTCCTGCCCTATCTGCGGGGATCGACCTGTGATCGGCTGTGCTCGATCTTCGCCATCCACTATGACTTCGAATGCCGACGGGTGAAGCTGTTCCTGGCCCACATCGCCGCCAGCTACAGTCCCTCACTGGAGGAGACGACGACGCCGTTCGGCCGCAACGCCAGCTTCCAGGCGATGTTGCGCGAGACCCTGACCGACGGCATCACCCGCGGCGACGTCCACCCCGAGGCCGACCTCGACCTGATCCTGCAGCTGCTGATCGCCGCCTACGCCTGGAACTACAGCCTCGCCGCCCAGCTGGGCGCCGACGCGGGGGCCCTGACGGCCCGCATGGACCGGCAGATCGAGCTGATCATGAACGGCGCCCGGCATCCGGTCGGGGCAGCGGGGGCTCAACTGGCGACCCAATAA
- a CDS encoding acyl-CoA dehydrogenase family protein, with protein sequence MTAAATVAEDSLILDGLTGLLRDAAGEAQAFVAEARGAVKAKITAGGKIDRKLADAEQHSVHGFGWYASYAELMTQVAGWASALEAAGKFGETEALLAQLLFAEYANQLIGGIPMNQGEMIRPWDLTADQATIQKLFTPALSRCINEGGGQAVKSRVAQLVAQARGKATVEDTGLDETFEMIRDQFHSFAEEKVIPFAHQWHLNDELIPLELVAELGDLGVFGLTIPEEYGGSGMGKTAMCVVSEELSRAWIGVGSLATRSEIAAELILTGGTGDQKAEWLPKIASAEILPTAVFTEPNTGSDLGSLRTRAVLQGDQYVVTGNKTWITHAARADVMTLLVRTEPETTDYRGLSMLLAPKLRGDDAAPFPTPGMSGGEIGVIGYRGMKEYEIGFDGFTVPAANLLGGTPGQGFKQLMATFESARIQTAARAVGVTQRGLELGLNYALDRKQFGGPIFGFPRVANKLAMMAAELMGVRQLTYYAARQKDEGKRCDLEAGMAKLIAARVAWAAADNALQIHGGNGFAMEYEISRVLADARILNIFEGAGEIQAQVIARRLLEDGN encoded by the coding sequence ATGACCGCCGCCGCCACCGTCGCCGAAGACAGCCTGATCCTGGACGGCCTGACCGGCCTTCTGCGCGATGCGGCCGGCGAGGCCCAGGCCTTCGTGGCCGAGGCTAGGGGCGCGGTGAAGGCGAAGATCACCGCCGGCGGCAAGATCGATCGCAAGCTGGCCGACGCCGAACAGCACAGCGTGCATGGGTTCGGCTGGTACGCCTCCTACGCCGAGCTGATGACCCAGGTCGCCGGCTGGGCCTCGGCCCTCGAGGCGGCCGGCAAGTTCGGCGAGACCGAGGCCCTGCTGGCCCAGCTGCTGTTCGCCGAATACGCCAACCAGCTGATCGGCGGCATCCCGATGAACCAGGGCGAGATGATCCGCCCCTGGGACCTGACCGCCGACCAGGCGACGATCCAGAAGCTGTTCACCCCCGCCCTGTCCCGCTGCATCAACGAGGGCGGCGGCCAGGCGGTGAAGAGCCGGGTGGCCCAGCTGGTCGCCCAGGCGCGCGGCAAGGCGACGGTCGAGGATACCGGGCTCGACGAAACCTTCGAGATGATCCGCGACCAGTTCCACAGCTTCGCCGAGGAAAAGGTCATCCCCTTCGCCCACCAGTGGCACCTGAACGACGAGCTGATCCCGCTGGAGCTGGTTGCCGAGCTCGGCGACCTGGGCGTCTTCGGCCTGACCATTCCGGAGGAATACGGCGGGTCGGGCATGGGCAAGACGGCCATGTGCGTGGTCTCCGAGGAGCTGAGTCGCGCCTGGATCGGCGTCGGCTCGCTGGCGACCCGCTCGGAAATCGCCGCCGAGCTGATCCTGACCGGCGGCACGGGCGATCAGAAGGCCGAATGGCTGCCGAAGATCGCCAGCGCCGAGATCCTGCCGACCGCCGTCTTCACCGAACCCAACACCGGCTCGGACCTCGGCTCTCTGCGCACCCGGGCGGTGCTGCAGGGCGACCAGTATGTCGTGACCGGCAACAAGACCTGGATCACCCACGCGGCCCGGGCCGACGTCATGACCCTGCTGGTCCGCACCGAGCCGGAGACCACCGACTACCGCGGCCTCTCCATGCTGCTGGCCCCAAAGCTGCGCGGCGATGACGCCGCTCCTTTCCCGACGCCCGGCATGAGCGGCGGCGAGATCGGCGTCATCGGCTATCGCGGCATGAAGGAATACGAGATCGGCTTCGACGGCTTCACCGTGCCGGCCGCCAACCTGCTGGGCGGCACGCCCGGCCAGGGCTTCAAGCAGCTGATGGCCACCTTCGAGAGCGCCCGTATCCAGACCGCCGCCCGCGCCGTCGGCGTCACGCAACGGGGGCTCGAGCTGGGGCTGAACTACGCGCTCGACCGCAAGCAGTTCGGCGGCCCGATCTTCGGCTTCCCGCGGGTGGCCAACAAGCTGGCGATGATGGCGGCCGAGCTGATGGGGGTGCGCCAGCTGACCTATTACGCCGCCCGCCAGAAGGATGAGGGCAAGCGCTGCGACCTGGAAGCGGGCATGGCCAAGCTGATCGCCGCCCGCGTCGCCTGGGCCGCCGCCGACAACGCGCTGCAGATCCACGGCGGCAACGGCTTCGCCATGGAATACGAGATCAGCCGCGTGCTGGCCGACGCCCGCATCCTCAACATCTTCGAAGGGGCCGGCGAGATTCAGGCCCAGGTCATCGCGCGCCGGCTGCTGGAAGACGGGAACTAG
- a CDS encoding glutathione S-transferase, which translates to MLTVHHLNESRSQRILWLLEELGLPYEIKFYSRDATTRLAPPELKAVHPLGKSPVITDGDMTVIESGAIIDYIIRRHADGRMAPNPSTPAFDHYQQWLHYAEGSAMLPLMLNMYVSRPGEGGAPLAPRIESEIANHLSYVEQSLAGRDFLLGGEPTGADAQMSFIPEVAKAMGKLPSYPNMAAWIERIHARPAWKRGLEKGGPYALGA; encoded by the coding sequence ATGCTCACCGTCCACCACCTCAACGAAAGCCGCTCGCAGCGCATCCTCTGGCTGCTCGAGGAACTCGGCCTGCCCTACGAGATCAAGTTTTACAGCCGCGACGCCACCACCCGCCTGGCCCCGCCGGAGCTGAAGGCCGTCCACCCGCTCGGCAAGAGCCCGGTGATCACCGACGGCGACATGACGGTGATCGAGAGCGGCGCCATCATCGACTACATCATCCGCCGCCATGCGGACGGCCGCATGGCCCCAAATCCCTCGACCCCGGCCTTCGACCACTATCAGCAGTGGCTGCACTATGCCGAGGGCAGCGCCATGCTGCCGCTGATGCTCAACATGTACGTCAGCCGGCCGGGGGAGGGCGGCGCGCCCCTGGCCCCGCGCATCGAGAGCGAGATCGCCAACCACCTCTCCTATGTCGAACAGAGCCTGGCCGGCCGTGACTTCCTGCTGGGTGGTGAGCCGACCGGCGCCGACGCCCAGATGAGCTTCATCCCCGAGGTCGCCAAGGCCATGGGCAAGCTGCCCAGCTATCCCAACATGGCCGCCTGGATCGAACGCATCCACGCCCGTCCCGCCTGGAAGCGCGGGCTGGAGAAGGGCGGGCCCTACGCGCTGGGAGCCTGA
- a CDS encoding alpha/beta hydrolase has translation MAEFTASDGVTISYDDAGVTDGKPVLLVHGFASNRDEGWKRTGWYAAFERRGQRVIAPDSRGHGRSGKPHDPASYATGRRLADLTELLDHLGVARADVVGYSMGARLALSLAIARGDRIDQLAVGGIGERLFTPSPGDDAMGQAMEADDPATIAEPMLRSFRQFADEQGEDRMALAAASRAEGVTLTPDDLFGISVPTLVVAGSRDALAGDPQGLADHIRGAKAVSVQGCDHFNAIPHAMLKATVFDFLDGYLDDPFG, from the coding sequence ATGGCCGAGTTCACCGCCAGCGATGGCGTCACCATTTCCTACGACGACGCCGGGGTGACCGACGGCAAGCCGGTGCTGCTGGTGCATGGCTTCGCCTCGAATCGCGACGAGGGCTGGAAGCGCACCGGCTGGTACGCCGCCTTCGAGCGGCGCGGCCAGCGGGTCATCGCCCCGGACTCGCGCGGCCACGGCCGCAGCGGCAAGCCGCATGACCCGGCCTCCTACGCCACCGGCCGGCGGCTGGCCGACCTGACCGAGCTTCTGGACCATCTCGGCGTCGCCCGGGCCGACGTCGTCGGCTACTCGATGGGCGCGAGGCTGGCGCTGTCCCTGGCCATCGCCCGCGGCGACCGCATCGACCAACTGGCCGTCGGCGGCATCGGCGAGCGGCTGTTCACCCCCTCACCCGGGGACGACGCCATGGGCCAGGCCATGGAGGCCGACGATCCGGCCACGATCGCCGAGCCCATGCTGCGGAGCTTTCGCCAGTTCGCCGACGAGCAGGGCGAAGACCGCATGGCCCTGGCCGCCGCCTCGCGCGCAGAGGGCGTGACCCTCACCCCCGACGACCTCTTCGGCATCAGCGTTCCCACCCTGGTCGTCGCCGGCAGTCGCGACGCGCTGGCCGGCGATCCGCAGGGCCTGGCCGATCATATCCGGGGCGCCAAGGCGGTCTCCGTCCAGGGCTGCGACCACTTCAACGCCATCCCGCACGCCATGCTGAAGGCGACGGTGTTCGACTTCCTGGATGGCTACCTGGACGACCCGTTCGGATGA
- a CDS encoding VOC family protein, giving the protein MATARYLVRDVAEAVGFYTDVLGFEVRQRFGPAMAVVVRGDQDLWLAGPTSSAGKTLDSGAQPGPGGWNRIVLVVDDLAGMVARMTEGGIVFRGPIVSGPGGSQALCEDPSGNAIELFEPGKGG; this is encoded by the coding sequence ATGGCGACCGCGCGATATCTGGTCCGCGATGTAGCCGAGGCTGTCGGCTTCTACACCGACGTGCTCGGTTTCGAGGTGCGTCAGCGATTCGGCCCGGCCATGGCCGTGGTCGTGCGCGGCGACCAGGACCTGTGGTTGGCGGGCCCGACCTCCTCGGCCGGCAAGACGCTGGACAGCGGGGCGCAGCCCGGACCGGGCGGCTGGAATCGCATCGTGCTGGTCGTCGATGACCTCGCCGGGATGGTGGCGCGGATGACCGAGGGCGGGATAGTCTTCCGCGGGCCCATTGTCAGCGGTCCGGGGGGATCGCAGGCCTTGTGTGAAGACCCTTCGGGGAATGCCATAGAACTGTTCGAACCGGGCAAGGGGGGCTGA
- the folP gene encoding dihydropteroate synthase has translation MWENLKRPKVMGIVNVTPDSFSDGGRHDSTAAAVAHGRKLISDGADLLDIGGESTRPGAAAVSVEAEIARVRPVIEGLAGADVPLSIDTMKPAVARAAIAAGATIWNDVAALTAPGAPETAAELGCDVVLMHMKGEPRTMQDDPRYDDVVGEVEAFLLARAEAAMAAGVAHDRIWLDPGIGFGKTVDHNLALLAALPRLVALGYPVLLGASRKRFIATLDPLGKDADARLGGSLAAALAGAAAGVAAVRVHDVRETVQALRVQAAIGG, from the coding sequence ATGTGGGAAAACCTGAAGCGCCCTAAGGTGATGGGCATCGTCAATGTCACGCCGGACAGCTTCTCCGACGGCGGGCGCCATGACAGCACGGCAGCCGCCGTCGCCCATGGCCGCAAGCTGATCTCCGACGGCGCCGACCTCCTCGACATCGGCGGCGAGTCGACCCGCCCCGGCGCCGCGGCGGTGTCCGTCGAGGCGGAGATCGCCCGCGTCCGGCCGGTCATCGAGGGCCTTGCCGGCGCCGACGTCCCCCTGTCCATCGACACCATGAAGCCCGCCGTCGCCCGCGCCGCCATCGCCGCCGGGGCGACCATCTGGAACGATGTCGCCGCCCTCACCGCTCCGGGCGCGCCCGAGACCGCCGCCGAACTCGGCTGCGACGTGGTGCTGATGCACATGAAGGGCGAGCCGCGCACCATGCAGGATGACCCCCGCTACGACGACGTCGTGGGCGAGGTCGAAGCCTTCCTGCTGGCGCGCGCAGAGGCGGCCATGGCCGCCGGCGTGGCGCACGACAGGATCTGGCTCGATCCCGGCATCGGCTTTGGCAAGACCGTGGATCACAACCTGGCCCTGCTCGCCGCCCTGCCCCGGCTGGTGGCGCTCGGCTACCCCGTCCTGCTGGGCGCCAGCCGCAAGCGCTTCATCGCCACCCTCGACCCGTTGGGCAAGGACGCCGACGCCCGACTGGGCGGCTCCCTGGCGGCGGCGCTGGCCGGCGCGGCGGCGGGCGTCGCCGCCGTGCGGGTTCACGACGTGCGCGAGACGGTGCAGGCGCTCAGGGTTCAGGCGGCGATTGGCGGCTAG
- a CDS encoding DUF4344 domain-containing metallopeptidase, translated as MKRLLLAATLSLGLATSSAAQTPPPRIHLAPPQSLSPLAVSLDQFTRGTLRFVILHELGHGLVDLYDLPVLGREEDAADRFATFWMSPDSQGEDGTDAVAAMEWWLASARQSDITRDQLPWWDEHGMDEQRAYQIACLLYGASPQDFGPLAGRMGIPERSRQRCLGETAQNNTSWSKLLKGQVSQMHNLDGYFTNLTYMEPGPGTRDAAQIARRYRILEEVREIIRQFRYTDVNTTVKLTARDCGVSNAFWNTETDELTLCYELINEVAATGVAAGFH; from the coding sequence ATGAAACGCTTGCTTCTCGCCGCCACGCTGTCGCTCGGCCTGGCGACCTCATCCGCCGCCCAGACCCCGCCGCCGCGCATCCACCTGGCCCCGCCACAGTCGTTGTCGCCGCTGGCCGTCAGCCTCGACCAGTTCACCCGCGGCACCCTGCGGTTCGTCATCCTGCATGAGCTGGGGCATGGGCTGGTCGATCTCTACGACCTGCCGGTGCTGGGCCGCGAGGAGGATGCCGCCGACCGCTTCGCCACCTTCTGGATGTCGCCCGACAGCCAGGGCGAGGACGGCACCGACGCGGTGGCGGCCATGGAATGGTGGCTGGCCTCGGCCCGGCAGAGCGACATCACCCGCGACCAGCTGCCCTGGTGGGATGAGCACGGCATGGACGAGCAGCGCGCCTACCAGATCGCCTGTCTGCTGTACGGCGCCTCGCCCCAGGACTTCGGGCCGCTGGCCGGGCGGATGGGCATTCCCGAACGCAGCCGCCAGCGCTGCCTGGGCGAGACGGCGCAGAACAACACCAGCTGGTCGAAGCTGCTCAAGGGCCAGGTCAGCCAGATGCATAACCTCGACGGCTATTTCACCAACCTGACCTACATGGAGCCGGGGCCAGGGACCCGGGACGCGGCGCAGATCGCCAGGCGCTACCGCATCCTCGAGGAGGTGCGGGAGATCATCCGGCAGTTCAGATACACCGACGTCAACACCACGGTGAAGCTGACCGCACGCGACTGCGGCGTGTCCAACGCCTTCTGGAACACGGAGACCGACGAACTGACGCTCTGCTACGAGCTGATCAACGAGGTCGCCGCCACCGGCGTCGCGGCGGGCTTCCACTGA
- the ftsH gene encoding ATP-dependent zinc metalloprotease FtsH — MNLRNFAVWGVIVVVMIGIYSVLSGNNQTISAPTGSKAGGDISYSTMLTKVDSGEVRKLDWQSATRVRLSTADPKVTYFTTAPPTEDLLKRLEAKGIDVSFPRGDKFNLLSLLSGALPILLLIGVWIFFMRQMQGGARGAMGFGKSKARLLTENKNRITFDDVAGVDEAKEELQEIVDFLKDPAKFQRLGGKIPKGALLVGPPGTGKTLIARAVAGEAGVPFFTISGSDFVEMFVGVGASRVRDMFEQAKKNAPCIIFIDEIDAVGRHRGAGLGGGNDEREQTLNQLLVEMDGFEANEGIILIAATNRPDVLDPALLRPGRFDRQVVVPNPDVTGREKILRVHMRNVPLSADVDVKTLARGTPGFSGADLANLVNEAALAAARKNRRMVTMHDFEHAKDKVMMGAERRSMAMSEEEKRNTAYHEGGHALVAMSVPSADPVHKATIVPRGRALGMVMQLPEGDRYSMKYVQMTSRLAIMMAGRVAEELIFGKENITSGASSDIKAATNLARAMVTQWGYSDELGFVSYGDNQEEVFLGHSVARTQNVSEETARKIDSEVKRLVDDGYNEAKRILTEKAADLEIVAQGLLEYETLSGEEITNLLKGVKPVRDDIEPRRPGGPSVSVPLSPRPGTATARNID, encoded by the coding sequence ATGAATTTGCGGAATTTCGCGGTCTGGGGCGTCATCGTCGTCGTGATGATCGGCATCTACAGTGTGCTGAGCGGCAACAACCAGACGATCAGCGCCCCGACCGGCTCCAAGGCCGGCGGCGACATCAGCTACTCGACCATGCTGACCAAGGTCGATTCCGGCGAGGTCCGCAAACTCGACTGGCAGTCGGCGACGCGGGTGCGCCTGAGCACCGCCGACCCCAAGGTCACCTACTTCACCACCGCCCCGCCGACCGAGGACCTGCTCAAGCGCCTGGAAGCCAAGGGCATCGACGTCAGCTTCCCGCGCGGCGACAAGTTCAACCTGCTCAGCCTGCTGTCCGGCGCCCTGCCGATCCTGCTGCTGATCGGGGTGTGGATCTTCTTCATGCGCCAGATGCAGGGCGGCGCCCGGGGCGCCATGGGCTTTGGCAAGTCCAAGGCCCGGCTGCTGACCGAGAACAAGAACCGGATCACCTTCGACGACGTCGCCGGCGTCGACGAGGCCAAGGAAGAACTGCAGGAAATCGTCGATTTCCTGAAGGATCCGGCCAAGTTCCAGCGCCTGGGCGGCAAGATCCCCAAGGGCGCCCTGCTGGTCGGCCCTCCCGGCACCGGCAAGACCCTGATCGCCCGCGCCGTCGCCGGTGAAGCCGGCGTGCCCTTCTTCACCATCTCGGGCTCCGACTTCGTGGAAATGTTCGTCGGCGTCGGCGCCAGCCGCGTGCGCGACATGTTCGAGCAGGCCAAGAAGAACGCCCCCTGCATCATCTTCATCGACGAAATCGACGCCGTCGGCCGCCACCGCGGCGCCGGCCTGGGCGGCGGCAATGACGAGCGCGAGCAGACCCTCAACCAGCTGCTGGTCGAGATGGACGGCTTCGAGGCCAACGAAGGCATCATCCTGATCGCCGCCACCAACCGTCCCGACGTGCTGGACCCGGCCCTGCTGCGTCCGGGCCGCTTCGACCGTCAGGTCGTGGTGCCCAACCCCGATGTCACCGGCCGCGAGAAGATCCTGCGCGTCCACATGCGCAACGTGCCGCTGTCGGCCGATGTCGATGTAAAGACCCTGGCCCGCGGCACCCCCGGCTTCTCCGGCGCCGACCTGGCCAACCTGGTCAACGAGGCCGCTCTGGCCGCCGCCCGCAAGAACCGCCGCATGGTCACCATGCATGACTTCGAGCACGCCAAGGACAAGGTCATGATGGGCGCCGAGCGCCGCTCGATGGCCATGAGCGAAGAGGAAAAGCGCAACACCGCCTATCACGAGGGCGGCCACGCCCTGGTGGCGATGAGCGTCCCCAGCGCCGACCCGGTGCACAAGGCCACCATCGTGCCGCGCGGCCGGGCTCTGGGCATGGTCATGCAGCTGCCCGAAGGCGACCGCTACTCGATGAAGTACGTCCAGATGACCTCGCGCCTGGCCATCATGATGGCCGGCCGGGTCGCCGAGGAGCTGATCTTCGGCAAGGAGAACATCACCTCCGGCGCCAGCAGCGACATCAAGGCGGCGACCAACCTGGCCCGCGCCATGGTCACCCAATGGGGCTATTCCGACGAGCTGGGCTTCGTCTCTTACGGCGACAACCAGGAAGAGGTGTTCCTCGGTCACTCCGTGGCCCGGACCCAGAACGTCTCCGAAGAGACTGCCCGCAAGATCGACTCCGAGGTCAAGCGCCTGGTCGACGACGGCTACAACGAGGCCAAGCGCATACTGACCGAGAAGGCCGCCGATCTCGAGATCGTCGCCCAGGGCCTGCTGGAGTACGAAACCCTCAGCGGCGAGGAGATCACCAACCTGCTGAAGGGCGTCAAACCGGTCCGCGACGACATCGAGCCGCGCCGCCCCGGCGGCCCCTCGGTCTCCGTGCCCCTGTCGCCCCGGCCGGGAACGGCCACGGCCAGGAACATCGACTAG
- the tilS gene encoding tRNA lysidine(34) synthetase TilS, whose protein sequence is MTVQVADPVATRVAAVLDERLETHSDAPLAVALSGGSDSLALLHLVSGWARQNGRPVIALTVDHGLQAVSAAWAERCAEMAAERGRAHRTLTWDGDKPATGLPAAARAARHALLAKAARDAGATVLLMGHTASDLGESAAMRAAGSTVPDAREWGPSPAWPDGRGVFVLRPMLGLKRGDLQDWLARRGKAWIDDPANLDLRYARARARAGQLGSSPLGSLLPSREKVSAKPTDEGVHRRSTQPLTTVSSRLKDLGAPSSGPSGHLLPRGEKGPLTAADHAGIITLHRDASAREIAAACLCAAGTSTPPRTEQLDSLLARIAREDTIATLAGARIEATGDTITVCRETGELSRAPSPPLRLSQNEPAVFDGRFELTAEAPGLTVQPLWGHTARLPKSQQSALKALPPAVRGALPLVSDGAGVWTCPILAASPSVRIRSLVRLRFEAALGLITKEADAHPVAPCGEPGGGVLH, encoded by the coding sequence CTGACCGTCCAGGTTGCCGACCCCGTCGCGACCCGGGTCGCGGCCGTCCTCGACGAACGGCTGGAGACCCATTCGGACGCGCCCCTGGCCGTCGCCCTTTCCGGCGGCTCGGACTCCCTGGCCCTGCTGCATCTGGTCAGCGGTTGGGCCCGCCAGAACGGCCGCCCGGTCATCGCCCTGACCGTCGATCACGGCCTGCAGGCGGTCAGCGCCGCCTGGGCCGAGCGATGCGCCGAGATGGCCGCCGAACGCGGCCGCGCCCACCGGACGCTCACCTGGGACGGCGACAAGCCCGCGACCGGCCTGCCCGCAGCCGCCCGCGCCGCCCGCCACGCCCTGCTGGCCAAGGCCGCGCGGGACGCGGGCGCCACCGTCCTCTTGATGGGTCACACCGCCAGCGACCTTGGCGAAAGCGCCGCCATGCGGGCCGCGGGCTCGACCGTCCCGGACGCCCGAGAATGGGGTCCCTCCCCCGCCTGGCCGGACGGGCGCGGGGTCTTCGTGCTGCGGCCGATGCTGGGGTTGAAGCGCGGCGACCTGCAGGACTGGCTGGCGCGTCGCGGCAAGGCCTGGATCGACGACCCGGCCAACCTCGACCTGCGCTACGCCAGGGCGCGGGCCAGAGCCGGCCAGCTTGGGAGTTCGCCTCTGGGCTCCCTTCTCCCCTCGCGGGAGAAGGTGTCGGCGAAGCCGACGGATGAGGGGGTTCACCGGCGCTCGACGCAGCCCCTCACGACCGTCTCATCGCGGTTGAAGGACCTGGGAGCCCCCTCATCCGGCCCTTCGGGCCACCTTCTCCCGCGAGGGGAGAAGGGACCTCTCACGGCGGCTGACCACGCTGGGATAATCACATTGCATCGGGATGCGTCCGCTCGCGAAATCGCGGCTGCCTGCCTCTGCGCCGCCGGCACATCGACCCCGCCGCGCACCGAACAGCTGGACAGCCTCCTGGCCCGCATCGCGCGCGAGGACACCATCGCCACCCTGGCCGGCGCCCGCATCGAGGCGACCGGCGACACGATCACCGTCTGCCGCGAGACCGGCGAATTGTCGCGCGCGCCCTCGCCGCCCCTGCGGCTGTCCCAAAACGAACCGGCCGTATTCGACGGCCGTTTCGAACTGACCGCCGAGGCGCCAGGCCTTACCGTGCAACCGCTTTGGGGCCACACCGCCAGACTGCCAAAATCCCAGCAGTCCGCGCTGAAAGCCCTGCCGCCGGCCGTCAGAGGCGCGCTTCCGCTGGTCAGCGACGGCGCCGGGGTCTGGACTTGCCCGATCCTTGCAGCTAGCCCGTCTGTCCGTATCCGGTCGCTGGTCCGGCTCCGTTTCGAAGCGGCGCTGGGCCTGATCACAAAGGAAGCGGATGCGCATCCGGTCGCGCCTTGTGGCGAACCCGGAGGCGGCGTCCTACATTGA
- the ybgF gene encoding tol-pal system protein YbgF gives MKPTLSSSLKAAPFLAVLIAVSVHFAAVAQTPMPDPLDDRSVRRLEKMEKVVRELRAIVFQGRDSGQPVVVQDAETGAVIAALTDRVADLEQTLTRSNAGNEELGMDLYRTKQALAASEANNKLLGDRLAALEGRIASLEAAAAAAPTEEQAAVAETPVDPDELFALGRKQMADGDYSAAEVSFDRYVGAFGDTPRAPEARYWLGKTLSARGDNSRAASAYLGAVRGWPKTSWAPDAVVELAKSLVAQKLPADACQALGELPRRYPNAAAGVTTRAQAVRAQAKCAG, from the coding sequence ATGAAGCCGACGCTCTCCTCCTCGCTCAAGGCCGCCCCCTTCCTTGCGGTGCTGATCGCCGTCTCGGTGCACTTCGCCGCCGTGGCCCAGACCCCCATGCCCGACCCACTCGACGACCGCTCGGTCAGGCGGCTGGAGAAGATGGAGAAGGTGGTCCGCGAGCTGCGCGCCATCGTCTTCCAGGGCCGCGACAGTGGCCAGCCGGTGGTCGTGCAGGACGCCGAGACGGGCGCGGTGATCGCCGCCCTCACCGACCGCGTCGCCGACCTCGAACAGACCCTGACCCGCAGCAACGCCGGCAACGAAGAGCTCGGCATGGACCTCTACCGCACCAAGCAGGCCCTGGCGGCGTCCGAAGCCAACAACAAGTTGCTCGGCGATCGCCTGGCCGCCCTCGAAGGCCGCATCGCCAGCCTGGAAGCGGCCGCCGCCGCCGCCCCGACCGAGGAACAGGCCGCCGTCGCCGAGACGCCGGTCGACCCGGACGAACTGTTCGCGCTCGGCCGCAAGCAGATGGCCGACGGCGACTACTCGGCCGCCGAGGTCAGCTTCGACCGCTATGTCGGCGCGTTCGGCGATACCCCGAGGGCGCCCGAAGCCCGCTACTGGCTGGGCAAGACGCTCAGCGCCCGGGGCGACAACTCGAGGGCCGCCAGCGCCTATCTCGGCGCCGTCCGCGGCTGGCCCAAGACCAGCTGGGCCCCAGATGCGGTGGTCGAACTGGCCAAGAGCCTGGTCGCCCAGAAGCTGCCCGCCGACGCCTGCCAGGCGCTGGGCGAACTGCCCCGCCGCTACCCCAACGCCGCCGCCGGCGTGACCACCCGGGCCCAGGCGGTCCGCGCGCAGGCCAAGTGCGCGGGCTGA